A genome region from Acipenser ruthenus chromosome 29, fAciRut3.2 maternal haplotype, whole genome shotgun sequence includes the following:
- the LOC117964448 gene encoding C4b-binding protein alpha chain-like isoform X2 — MSVCKIINKAVFLVYYLFIASVWAKSCGSPGEVLNGHFVFEGVYFGDKASVVCDEGYLVAGRDYRVCLDKGWDGQIPVCEVVKCPDPPEIADGEIRNQRSGDVEYNTVVVYQCTKGFLIGSRELVCTLHGNYSSSPPQCKEISCQNPTLPNGRKTAGFGPDYKYKDDVSFACSEGFELLGENAVTCEENSEWHPKIPTCIPLKRTCDAPPPTKKIATLQPGYIAKSEYQPGDRVYYNCKHGFRKDLSKRDYIVCKKDLTWTSLKLRCTPKSCGSPGEVLNGHFVFEGVHFGDKASVVCDEGYLVAGRDYRVCLDKGWDGQIPVCEVVKCPDPPEIADGEIRNQRSGDVEYNTVVVYQCTKGFLIGSRELVCTLHGNYSSSPPQCKEISCQNPTLPNGRKTAGFGPDYKYKDDVSFACSEGFELLGENAVTCEENSEWHPKIPTCIPLKRTCDAPPPPTKKIATLQPGYIAKSEYQPGDRVYYNCKHGFRKDLSKRDYIVCKKDLTWTSLKLRCTRVSCKIPAQIRNSIIGKIRENVGDLTVPCESIQPP; from the exons ATGTCAGTATGCAAAATTATCAACAAAGCTGTATTTTTGGTGTATTACTTGTTCATCGCAAGCGTCTGGG CTAAATCCTGTGGTAGTCCGGGGGAGGTACTGAATGGGCACTTTGTGTTTGAGGGCGTCTACTTTGGAGATAAGGCCAGCGTTGTTTGCGATGAGGG GTACCTGGTGGCAGGCAGGGACTACAGAGTGTGTCTAGACAAGGGCTGGGATGGACAAATTCCTGTATGTGAAG TTGTTAAGTGTCCAGACCCTCCAGAGATTGCAGATGGTGAAATCAGGAACCAGCGTTCAGGAGATGTGGAGTATAACACAGTTGTAGTCTACCAGTGTACAAAGGGTTTCTTGATTGGAAGCAGGGAGCTTGTTTGCACCTTGCATGGGAACTACAGCAGCTCGCCACCCCAGTGTAAAG AGATCAGCTGCCAGAACCCAACACTGCCAAATGGCAGGAAGACGGCAGGATTTGGCCCAGATTATAAATACAAAGATGATGTTAGTTTTGCTTGCAGTGAGGGATTTGAACTCCTTGGAGAAAACGCTGTTACCTGTGAAGAAAATAGTGAATGGCACCCAAAAATCCCAACATGCATTCCCCTTAAAA GGACGTGTGATGCACCTCCTCCTACCAAAAAGATTGCTACATTACAGCCGGGGTACATTGCAAAGTCGGAATATCAACCAGGTGATCGTGTGTACTACAATTGCAAACACGGATTCAGAAAAGATTTATCCAAGCGGGACTATATCGTGTGTAAAAAAGATCTGACTTGGACCTCACTCAAATTGCGCTGCACAC CTAAGTCCTGTGGTAGTCCGGGGGAGGTACTGAATGGGCACTTTGTGTTTGAGGGCGTCCACTTTGGAGATAAGGCCAGCGTTGTTTGCGATGAGGG GTACCTGGTGGCAGGCAGGGACTACAGAGTGTGTCTAGACAAGGGCTGGGATGGACAAATTCCTGTATGTGAAG TTGTTAAGTGTCCAGACCCTCCAGAGATTGCAGATGGTGAAATCAGGAACCAGCGTTCAGGAGATGTGGAGTATAACACAGTTGTAGTCTACCAGTGTACAAAGGGTTTCTTGATTGGAAGCAGGGAGCTTGTTTGCACCTTGCATGGGAACTACAGCAGCTCGCCACCCCAGTGTAAAG AGATCAGCTGCCAGAACCCAACACTGCCAAATGGCAGGAAGACGGCAGGATTTGGCCCAGATTATAAATACAAAGATGATGTTAGTTTTGCTTGCAGTGAGGGATTTGAACTCCTTGGAGAAAACGCTGTTACCTGTGAAGAAAATAGTGAATGGCACCCAAAAATCCCAACATGCATTCCCCTTAAAA GGACATGTGATGCACCTCCTCCTCCTACCAAAAAGATTGCTACATTACAGCCGGGGTACATTGCAAAGTCAGAATATCAACCAGGTGATCGTGTGTACTACAATTGCAAACACGGATTCAGAAAAGATTTATCGAAGCGGGACTATATCGTGTGTAAAAAAGATCTGACTTGGACCTCACTCAAATTGCGCTGCACAC GTGTGTCATGTAAGATTCCTGCACAGATTAGGAACAGTATAATAGGGAAGATCAGAGAAAATGTGGGAGaccttacagtgccttgcgaaagtattcagcccccttga